The following coding sequences lie in one Kribbella sp. NBC_00709 genomic window:
- a CDS encoding SigE family RNA polymerase sigma factor: MRGGDREAEFREYLLADRTRLMRTALLLTAGDVHTAEDLVQTACTRVYVHWHRIKHEGAGPYAHRILVNAFLDERRRAGRHPEVVTAETLEPRLTDVPDQADTLAIRDALLDLAPRQRAVLVLRYFQDLDVATCARILECTEGTVKSQTAKALKRLKDLMTEETGSS; this comes from the coding sequence ATGCGAGGGGGTGACCGTGAGGCCGAGTTCCGTGAGTACCTGCTCGCGGACCGCACCAGGCTGATGAGAACGGCGTTGCTGCTCACCGCGGGTGATGTGCACACCGCCGAGGATCTGGTCCAGACCGCCTGCACCCGGGTGTACGTGCACTGGCACCGGATCAAGCACGAAGGCGCGGGCCCGTATGCGCACCGCATCCTGGTCAACGCCTTCCTGGACGAGCGCCGCCGGGCCGGCCGCCACCCGGAGGTGGTGACCGCGGAGACGCTCGAGCCGCGGCTGACCGACGTACCTGACCAGGCCGACACCCTCGCCATCCGGGACGCGTTGCTGGACCTCGCGCCACGGCAGCGGGCGGTGCTGGTACTGCGGTACTTCCAGGACCTGGATGTCGCCACCTGCGCACGGATCCTGGAGTGCACCGAGGGCACGGTGAAAAGCCAGACGGCGAAGGCGCTGAAGCGGTTGAAGGACCTGATGACGGAAGAGACGGGGAGTAGCTGA